The window ttaattttttttcggaTGTTGATTGTAAACCAATACCAGTTAAAACATCTATAGCCGTGGCTGAAAAGCCATCATGAAGGTTATCATATTCGTTTACATAATCCTCAGTTACCTTAAATTCTGCCTTTAATGACCCGTTTTttacagaaataattttaatctaaaaatagaaaattttaaaacaattttaactaatttaaaattgatacttTATCTAAAACCATATTAAAACCTTTCTTAACTAGCAGAAATCTAGGTTCCATTTTACACCTTAAGCTGGAAacgtttttaaatgtaaaagtAGATTAATATCTGAActttgaaatgaaataatttaacataacctcaaattgagttcaaagaaaattgtttggtgtaatgttggttgcctataCATAAGTCATCGTCATTTTTGGCACCAAAACCCATTTTTAGACATTCTTCCACCTGGTTCCATGTTTTCTAGATGGCCGAGTCACCTTTACCTATTGATTTTGATGGATTGTACAATAATCGGTTCttcacaataaaattataatgcCTTCTCCATATTCCGTGATACCTATATTCCAGTCTTTTGAGAGTTTTAAGTGCTTCCAGATTAGCCAAGATAGTGTGGTCGATAGGTAGTATGGTGGACCAGAACCTCCCCAATTCTTCCATTGCTTCCTCCCAGTATAGCCCTGCATTTGCCTCAATATTCATCAATGTCTTGACATGCTCTATCCATTTGTTCTTGTAGTTTTGCTCCTAGTCCTTGTTCAAATTTTCTAGTTAGCTCAAGGTTTTTGAGAGCTTCCAAGTTGAGGTTGTCCTCTCTTtgtcctttttcttttttaacatcaGATATTCTTGCTCTTATTTTTGATTGAACTAGATAGTGGTCTGAGTCTAGCTACAAGCACATTCATTGAGGCATAGTTTCCAATAGCATTTTTGCGTTAAAGTCTTCCAGTATTACCTTTATGCCGTTTCTTGGGTTTCGTAAAATGCCTTTTTTTCTTCATGTTTTTTTCCGTGGGTGGGTTATTAGTCTTATTATGGAATTTTTGTAACCATCATATTTTTCAGAGAACGTGTCGTTGGCCTGTTGTTCAACCTCCATCCTGAAGGACCACAGACTTTTCTTTCGGGGTTTCCATTCCTTAACCGATCTGTACCGAAATTTGAGAGCTCACCCAGGCGGTCACGCGATTATTGGATATTCGAGGACGTAAGAGTAGGCAGAGCTGCTTGGGAGCCTATACACAAGTAGTAAgttttaatcttaataaatcattaaggatttttttattgtggttttaaaattgatgacACGAAATTCCACATCGTATgaaaatttatcgttttatAGCGTGTGTGCGATCTAGAACTTCCACGAAAGTACTTTTTAACCCGATACCAAAACGATCTATTACCCGTTCGCTTTTACTCGCGCGCGTGTTCGCTCATGTGAACAACAATTACTCACTTAACAGTATGGACGAGCTAAGAACAATTAATTATGTCGGGGAATGAATTTGTAAAAcgacaaatttaaataataatttattctaaCTTAAAAGTCCACTGTCGTATAGAACGCAGTTGAACTTGTATTCAATGTTCTTCTAACATAAACTTCAATTTCATAGTTTCTTAAACGCCACATGTACATCGCCAAATTAAgtgaatgtttaaaaatatttacttcaTCTGTATCCTAAAAAGTTAGTTTTTTTAACAGATTTGTTGGAGTAAATCTATAACTTACttcaatatcattttttatagcATCATCTtcacaatatttaaagtatttaatttcctttatagctttacaaaatatttcataagACACTTTATTGGCACATAAAAGACTTTTTAATACCGATTCAGATTTTACTTGAAGTTGATAACAACCGTGACCACTACAATTTAAcctaaataataagaaaaaccaAACATAAATTCAAACTTGcaaaaacaacaagaaaacTTACAATATATCaactttcattttttgtttttcttcatcATAAACAATCAACCCTTGATCAACAGAAACcgattttaattgaaacaaaaaaactatatcaaaTGGAAATAATAGTTCATCCTCTACATTACTCACATAATGCATTTGTTTCAcctcttgaaaatttttatataaactgtgcctaaaacgttttattttaaataaatttaaaaacaaagaatACTTGTATCTACAAATTTGCTGGGATTATTGACGGGGTGTTAAATTCGACAAATTCAAAAGTTGTCAATGGTGTGCACTTAAAATACGTTTTACTTTGAGGTCGCACTCTATATATGTTTACAACCATACCAGAGATTAAACCAAATGGATAAAGATatctattaaaatcgtttaaaaaaatcctaacACTCGCTTCATTTTGTTTAAGAACAATAACTTGCGTCGAAtcacctttaaaataaatatcttagtataatttttgtaactaaCTTTGGGGTTTGTTTACCTGGTGTTCCAAAAGGTAATTGATATCGTTTTCCACCATAAAACGATTTTGCCAGGttcttaaaaagtttttgcGCTATTAACCCCGTTATGTTAACATCATCAGTTTTTTCTCTAACATATGTAATAGCTTCTTGaacatttaataattgttgagataaattagaaaacgatttaaaaacgAACTTTGTTgtggattttttaaatataaacccaTTAAGGTTATAAAGTCTATTAATTTCCCTCCATTTATATGGTTGTCTAAAAtgttatttcctttttattttactcACTTTAAAAGTtcaatgtgttaattaattatcgtaagtatgcaaccaatatcacagtattggtattgcagtacccatactgtgatattggttgcatacttgcaatgatgacatcgcgtacaataattaattaacacactgtatgtacTTACAAAGGATATTTATGTACGACATCATATTCACAATTAATAGATAATAAAGGTCTCACTTTTAGTAATTCATTAGAAAGtatgataaatatttttcctaGTTTGTTATTATGAGCTTCAATCCAACATTCTTCTTGATCTGTTTGACCCTTTAAAACCtgtgaattaaattaatttcaattttaaaggGAAAAACTGTCAGATCACCTTACCGGACCAATATGACTTAAGTTAACTATAATTCTATTCGATACCACCTCAAAATCATTCACGTTATCACTTGCAACattcgaaattaaaattaatggaatAATATCATCACTATTAAGAATTACGCAAGAGATTGTTTCCTGATTTggtacattaaaaatttcagcAATAAgcaaagtttctttaattaacacaaaatgattaatatactttttaatttcattatttttgaatataaaaacGGGTACATTCCACTGCGAATCTACAAGCATAGGAACCCCAAAcatattgttgatttttaaaaatccaaTAATGTAATTGTTAAggtttttttgattatcaaaATGTTCTTTGTGAAAGGTATAAGTCCATAATGGAAATGATTGGTATTTAATATTGGTGTTATCAACTATTTTACAAGCACtaattggttttaaattaaaccgattattattaattattaatgtttcttttaaaacttgtaaaattATGTTTCCATCTCGAACATCGAAATAttcattaaacaaatttctgtGTTGTTTATAAACTTCCTTCATATAATCGTCATCtaagttatattttattattaaatcaagtAAAtcattattgtatttttgtgttattatcGGAAACTCAATCTGACATTCATCACACAATATTGGATATTTCTCCTCCGTATCATGAcatattttaattgtaattttgtaatttggtGTAAAAAAGGTTTTATTTGCAAGTACCCATTTTGCTgcataaaatatatttgattctccttttatttgaaatgataataaatcttCATCGATTGAAGAAATTTCACcctaaaaatatgtattttaatgataattatttataattaaatgatattcttttttaattacctcataaacattaattggcattgtaaaagaatataactttaaacttaacctcaaaataatttgaatgatATAAACTTATACAACATAGGCAACCAACACTTCACCTTAATAAATTTGGTGGTCTATaccaaaatgttttcttttttaaagattattaaaaaatattaaattttttataaataataataaagaaaaattgataacaaataaacaacaataatcaataaaagaaAGGAGTAGTAATTCgcctatattaattaaaatggtttAGAATCAATTCAACCGTTAAAAGATAagattaaagattttattgcCACCGGGTTCTCTTTGGAAAGCTTCAAGGGAACTTTATAAATCACTTCCTCAGTTTCTATATTACAGTAAAACAATTcccaaaaagaaaacatttccgtttttaattaatcattattaataaatcattttttgattcgatAAACTTCACCTCGAAACGTACACTTTATGGAATGCGGATGCATAAGTGCTTCTAAAGAGGTAAAGATTGACCCCGAAGGTCACGCGATCTTCCGAGGGATGTTAACCGACGTTTAAAAGACGTCCGCAAAGATACGCGCTTCCTACCTATTTAGTTAAAGCCAGAAAGCTATTTAGATGGACGTCCAGGAGTTCTTTGCAAAAAATTCTTCTCTGAAGACTTGAGCTATTTATAATGCTTAACTAACGTGTTCTATATATGATAGGAGGTTgagaatttgaaataatattaaggaaattctcatttattttaaaaattatctcaataaaagTTAAAGGAGCCACAAATAAACCAGCAGATAATGGCGAAGTGGCACAAACGATGGTAAGAATACACATATTTATAAAGATCTTATCGGTATGGTACTGTCATGGGCATTCTACTGATTACTACATATCGCAAGCAAAATCACCGGCTATAGTAGCTGATTTGGATGTGAAGTGTTGGACATTCCTGGGCATATCTTTCATTGTGCTGAATTCGTGGAGTCGAAAAGTAAGTGGCACACTTACTGGCAGAAAAGAGTCAGAGCGAGCTTAATGTGTCCATGAAAATAGTTCCATAGTGCATCAGGCCGCCTATGATAGTTAAAGAACTTGCAGAGAGGAAGGAGAAGAGaggaaaaattttcatttcctTCATTTCTAATAGTGCACAAAAACTTATAAATTTCCTCTTCAACCAATACAAATGTACATGAAAGCTGTATAATGGCTTACGAAGCCACTCTTTAGCTGTATAACAAGgtgttatgtttaaaatattttacactCATCGttgttataaacatttttaagattgtaaattttttatacacaaaaCGGTTAGTACCGGATGGTTCAAAATGGTCagtagtaataataataatagtaatagtACGGAATTGCATTTACAATCACCCGCGGTGTGAAGTGGTCAGCTTGAGTCCGGGACACCTACGCGTGTTTCTCATTTATTGTTATTGCCCCCCTCTTGATAGGAAAAACGATCAAAACGatttagaaagaaaaaaaaatggcaaaacgaagaataataataaaataaacgtcGCGAGGTGGcgaagaaaaagtttattagtGCCGTGTCTGGAAGCCGTCGCCGTCGCCGTCGCGGTCGTTGTCTCTCGGGGTCTCTCCTAATCACGAAACTAATTATTACAACGACACCTTATAGGAAACGGTTCGCGTCGGTCGTTTCGCTTATCAAACTGCCATTTCGCAAGTGTAAAGTGCTGCTGTTGCTGTTGCCCGTCGTCACCGTCCCGTGACCCCTCTATTTCTTATCCGTTCCTATTAATTCAACACCCCGCGTTTGTTGTTacgttaaatataaaataaatctttatgaatCACACCTAATACACACATGAATTAACGTTGCAATCATGTTGAAATGTTACGAAAGTTTCGCGAAAAGGTTATTCTCACCTTAATTGGGAACCTAATCAACCTTAAGagattaattaatgaatataatttttaaaaatcctttaatttgataccaaatattattgtttctgttatgtcaaaaatgacagctgtcaaatgaatttaatcgaaaaatatgTAGATACAGTTGCTCACAAAATTGAGTATACCGGGGAATGGAACTTTTCCaacaatattaacaataataagaaATGATATGAAATTTACGCTGTAAAATTGAGTAAACAGTTAAGCAAAAGTGATTAagtttaggttggtattgttttaatacgatgtatagttcatttttttctatactctgttttttaaaccaggaggagtaaacgcgaaagtcagatttacactaggaaaaatcaccagaaaatatcactagatgttttggcggtaaatttaaattaataattattattatttatttatttacttattattgtatttattttcgtttgttatcgtcaacactaaacatacaaattaacattgaagttatgagtgtatttatttcaaaatataataaagaaggaacaaaatttataataatgacacgaaattgtcgaattgtcaataacctaacttacaaattcaaaatcaaaattcaaaattccttcctcgaaccttcctcgcattcaaccaatcacgtgcaaggtcaatctggtgacaaatttaaaatactcctcctggtttaaaaacagagtataattgccaaagaaaacttcaaggtataattaatgtttgtaaacaaaactaaccttacctaacattccttcacgctataattgacattacaaaagaaaacttcacgctataattcccattactaattgccaaagaaaacttcatggtataattaatgtttgt of the Onthophagus taurus isolate NC chromosome 10, IU_Otau_3.0, whole genome shotgun sequence genome contains:
- the LOC111428141 gene encoding uncharacterized protein isoform X3, translating into MPINVYEGEISSIDEDLLSFQIKGESNIFYAAKWVLANKTFFTPNYKITIKICHDTEEKYPILCDECQIEFPIITQKYNNDLLDLIIKYNLDDDYMKEVYKQHRNLFNEYFDVRDGNIILQVLKETLIINNNRFNLKPISACKIVDNTNIKYQSFPLWTYTFHKEHFDNQKNLNNYIIGFLKINNMFGVPMLVDSQWNVPVFIFKNNEIKKYINHFVLIKETLLIAEIFNVPNQETISCVILNSDDIIPLILISNVASDNVNDFEVVSNRIIVNLSHIGPVLKGQTDQEECWIEAHNNKLGKIFIILSNELLKVRPLLSINCEYDVVHKYPLQPYKWREINRLYNLNGFIFKKSTTKFVFKSFSNLSQQLLNVQEAITYVREKTDDVNITGLIAQKLFKNLAKSFYGGKRYQLPFGTPGDSTQVIVLKQNEASVRIFLNDFNRYLYPFGLISGMVVNIYRVRPQSKTYFKCTPLTTFEFVEFNTPSIIPANLHSLYKNFQEVKQMHYVSNVEDELLFPFDIVFLFQLKSVSVDQGLIVYDEEKQKMKVDIFGHGCYQLQVKSESVLKSLLCANKVSYEIFCKAIKEIKYFKYCEDDAIKNDIEDTDEVNIFKHSLNLAMYMWRLRNYEIEVYVRRTLNTSSTAFYTTVDF
- the LOC111428141 gene encoding uncharacterized protein isoform X2, which produces MPINVYEGEISSIDEDLLSFQIKGESNIFYAAKWVLANKTFFTPNYKITIKICHDTEEKYPILCDECQIEFPIITQKYNNDLLDLIIKYNLDDDYMKEVYKQHRNLFNEYFDVRDGNIILQVLKETLIINNNRFNLKPISACKIVDNTNIKYQSFPLWTYTFHKEHFDNQKNLNNYIIGFLKINNMFGVPMLVDSQWNVPVFIFKNNEIKKYINHFVLIKETLLIAEIFNVPNQETISCVILNSDDIIPLILISNVASDNVNDFEVVSNRIIVNLSHIGPGQTDQEECWIEAHNNKLGKIFIILSNELLKVRPLLSINCEYDVVHKYPLQPYKWREINRLYNLNGFIFKKSTTKFVFKSFSNLSQQLLNVQEAITYVREKTDDVNITGLIAQKLFKNLAKSFYGGKRYQLPFGTPGDSTQVIVLKQNEASVRIFLNDFNRYLYPFGLISGMVVNIYRVRPQSKTYFKCTPLTTFEFVEFNTPSIIPANLHSLYKNFQEVKQMHYVSNVEDELLFPFDIVFLFQLKSVSVDQGLIVYDEEKQKMKVDILLNCSGHGCYQLQVKSESVLKSLLCANKVSYEIFCKAIKEIKYFKYCEDDAIKNDIEDTDEVNIFKHSLNLAMYMWRLRNYEIEVYVRRTLNTSSTAFYTTVDF
- the LOC111428141 gene encoding uncharacterized protein isoform X1, coding for MPINVYEGEISSIDEDLLSFQIKGESNIFYAAKWVLANKTFFTPNYKITIKICHDTEEKYPILCDECQIEFPIITQKYNNDLLDLIIKYNLDDDYMKEVYKQHRNLFNEYFDVRDGNIILQVLKETLIINNNRFNLKPISACKIVDNTNIKYQSFPLWTYTFHKEHFDNQKNLNNYIIGFLKINNMFGVPMLVDSQWNVPVFIFKNNEIKKYINHFVLIKETLLIAEIFNVPNQETISCVILNSDDIIPLILISNVASDNVNDFEVVSNRIIVNLSHIGPVLKGQTDQEECWIEAHNNKLGKIFIILSNELLKVRPLLSINCEYDVVHKYPLQPYKWREINRLYNLNGFIFKKSTTKFVFKSFSNLSQQLLNVQEAITYVREKTDDVNITGLIAQKLFKNLAKSFYGGKRYQLPFGTPGDSTQVIVLKQNEASVRIFLNDFNRYLYPFGLISGMVVNIYRVRPQSKTYFKCTPLTTFEFVEFNTPSIIPANLHSLYKNFQEVKQMHYVSNVEDELLFPFDIVFLFQLKSVSVDQGLIVYDEEKQKMKVDILLNCSGHGCYQLQVKSESVLKSLLCANKVSYEIFCKAIKEIKYFKYCEDDAIKNDIEDTDEVNIFKHSLNLAMYMWRLRNYEIEVYVRRTLNTSSTAFYTTVDF